A region from the Pseudomonadota bacterium genome encodes:
- a CDS encoding four helix bundle protein, whose protein sequence is MAYHSFENLEVWKKACRIAVRTYEIMKDVKDFGLRDQMTRAAVSIASNIAEGAERGTKPEFIRFLHIAKGSAAELRTQIYIGFKIGAIKQSDQEEMVVELKTLSSMIQALIKQQKNE, encoded by the coding sequence ATGGCATACCATTCATTTGAAAATCTGGAAGTATGGAAAAAAGCTTGCCGGATTGCTGTTCGGACATATGAGATAATGAAAGACGTTAAGGATTTTGGGCTTCGGGATCAAATGACAAGAGCTGCTGTTTCTATTGCTTCAAATATTGCCGAAGGTGCTGAAAGAGGTACAAAACCTGAATTTATCCGTTTTTTGCATATAGCAAAGGGGTCGGCGGCTGAATTGAGGACTCAGATTTACATTGGTTTTAAAATCGGCGCAATTAAACAATCTGACCAAGAAGAAATGGTTGTTGAATTGAAAACATTGTCATCCATGATTCAAGCTCTGATCAAACAGCAAAAGAACGAATAA
- the cas2 gene encoding CRISPR-associated endonuclease Cas2, whose product MFYLVSYDITDDRRRTRLAKALKDYGGRVQYSVFECLLNQELLDKMINRIDAIIDETEDSVRIYGLCANCEKVIKIIGTGEVSHDEDVYIL is encoded by the coding sequence ATGTTTTATCTTGTTTCCTATGATATTACCGACGACCGGCGACGCACCCGTCTGGCCAAAGCGCTTAAGGATTATGGGGGGCGGGTTCAATACAGCGTGTTTGAATGTTTGCTTAACCAGGAGTTATTAGATAAGATGATTAACCGGATTGATGCTATCATTGATGAAACCGAAGACAGTGTGCGAATTTATGGCTTATGCGCAAATTGCGAGAAGGTGATTAAGATTATCGGGACGGGTGAAGTCTCTCATGATGAGGATGTTTATATTTTATGA